The Coffea arabica cultivar ET-39 chromosome 4e, Coffea Arabica ET-39 HiFi, whole genome shotgun sequence genome includes a window with the following:
- the LOC140005504 gene encoding uncharacterized protein → MRSRPLTSPRSSALSEKHWRLLMAQYSPSSHSGGYSVRVRPPDTGQSRNDQRMGPTSMSSPLCPLPSYKYPTYTPSKGETPPFTSDKEVDFGSRSSPHLISERTDSGRFSYQPKIASSIGAVCGKEIAIKMRSTRSRSGRVPSTGAGQTSGAQQDRISEEPGSQRTQPNNEDAIAKMAEFVSDNPNIFEELGRYLKRQGKEKAESSKRRPTKSPEVPSGEDSEDGRLSRSTSRRVSSKATSKIASISRAFSRGLLGKRAEDPPRRPGGLASDYMRAPPFTDDINGEMVPPNFKLPNLHTYDGRGDPEDHLRAFISAFRLYCVPDAVICRAFPIFLHGTARKWFWSLEPGSITSLDELIDRFIHRFVSSRPITKTSAYLLNLQQGQGESLRSYAQRFNEENVQIPDQNEQVTIAAFTNGLVAGIFNTEIHRQYPRTLRELWERVDQGIRSEDVNRMKRETQASRTGQDPRRRKDTGRGEPGPSGTSNQPRDRRSVFDRIVKGRSSTSDAELTPLNSSRTHVLAVMRQNHLGRNPPEIPGRRDKRNSNLYCAYHRDVGHETEDCNKLKREIENLIRQGYLKQFVRKDGGFNRSVSHRENRGPRRDDRRDTNMHCRVPEDRREDKQPPRDGSPGYGPNIAGVINTIAGGPTGGDSQNSRKRTYRQAEMEVAEPSSRLSEVITYGPADPVPAASSNHEPLVIEVLTNNYVVKREQLTPVRTPLVGFGGHVVHPEGMLTLVVTIGRHPRCRTVPVSFAVVKADSPYNMLIGRPTLNALRAVYSTYHLSFKFPTSAGVAEISSDVGAARECYLATIQAAVTPRPSPRSEEKRPAVLSIDCIDPQKAEEPNRLEPGDEVELVVVDEAKPDQVVQVGAGLPSPLKEEMISLIKDHRDVFAWSADEVVGVPPELMIHQLNVDPQARPVRQKRRHFGPERSQAISDEVDKLLPAKMIHEVQYPAWLSNPVMVKKDTGGWRMCVDFTDLNKACPKDCYPLPRIDALVDAAMGYEILCFLDAFKGYHQIGMSEEDQEKTAFYTDRGTYCYTTMPFGLKNAGATYQRLINRLFQNQIGRNVEAYVDDILVKSLATSSFLSDVREVFGVLRDSRMKLNPKKCVFGVTSGKFLGYLVSHRGIEANPDKVKTIQDMSPPRNIREVQRLNGRLAALNRFLSQSAEKALPFFKVLKNADQFAWTEECQAAFDQLKQYLHHLPTLASPRPEEKLYLYLSAADEAVSAVLIRDEGTQVPVYYVSRALRGPETRYTQVEKLVLGLVHATRRLKPYFLAHPISVRTDQPIRQILVRPEASGRLTKWAVELGEYDLSYEPRTAIKAQALADFLAELTFTEGPESTSALPEVSTSSLWTLYVDGSSNGDGCGAGLLLEGPQGEVCSYALRFDFPATNNEAEYEALIAGLQLARKLGAQQIHVRSDSQLVVRQVIGEYEAKDETMQRYLYKVHQLTAYFKSFEIQMIPRSQNKRADALSRLASTSFSDLNKTVLVEVLSEPGYVEEAACPVHSEETWMTPFILFLGQGVLPEDRAEARKIQRKAARYALRDGELYKRSYLGPWLRCVTPEAGREVLHEIHEGLCGAHIGHRMLAKKGMLLGYFWPSLRQDSQDLVLGCPSCQVHAPERHQPSNFMVPITSPWPFEQWGTDIIGPFPKAVGGYTFLVTAVDYFTKWVEAEPLRTISGLAIQKFFWKCIICRFGIPRVIISDNGRQFDENPFKTWCENLGIKQHFTSVGHPQANGQAENFNRTLLHGLKTRLHRVGSSWVEELPSVLWSYRTTPRSATQETPFSLTYGVEAVIPAEILTPSSRLAAYAAEVNDEERQLDLDLVEERRNLASARIASYKNTLAHYYNARVRHRRFQPGDLVLRKNSVSRAEPHGKLCPKWEGPYRVVESDPKGYCKLSYRDGSLVPRSWHAENLRLYYA, encoded by the exons ATGAGGTCACGGCCCCTGACATCACCCAGGTccagtgctttatctgaaaagcactggagACTCTTAATGGCTCAATACTCTCCGTCATCACACTCaggcggctacagtgtcagagtcaggCCTCCTGACACGGGACAGAGCCGTAATGACCAGAGAATGGGTCCCACCAGCATGAGCTCTCCGCTCTGTCCTCTACCCTCCTATAAATACCCCACATACACTCCTAGCAA GGGAGAAACCCCGCCATTCACTTCGGACAAGGAGGTTGACTTCGGATCCAGGAGTTCACCTCACCTCATCTCAGAGAGGACTGATTCAGGTCGGTTCAGCTACCAACCAAAAATCGCctcttcaattggcgccgtctgtgggaaagAGATAGCTATTAAAATGAGATCCACGCGCTCCAGAAGCGGAAGAGTTCCCTCAACTGGGGCTGGGCAGACCTCGGGTGCCCAGCAAGACCGCATATCTGAAGAGCCAGGGTCCCAAAGGACCCAGCCCAACAATGAGGACGCCATCGCCAAGATGGCCGAGTTTGTATCAGACAACCCTAACATTTTTGAGGAGCTAGGAAGGTACCTCAAAAggcagggaaaagaaaaagccgAGTCTTCCAAGAGGAGACCGACGAAGTCCCCTGAAGTGCCCTCAGGCGAGGACTCCGAAGATGGGCGTCTATCTCGGAGCACCTCCAGGCGAGTCTCATCCAAGGCAACCTCCAAGATTGCCTCCATCTCCCGAGCGTTTTCTCGGGGACTACTGGGAAAACGAGCCGAGGACCCACCTCGGCGTCCCGGAGGCCTAGCTTCTGATTACATGAGGGCTCCGCCCTTCACTGATGACATCAACGGGGAAATGGTGCCCCCGAACTTTAAGCTTCCAAATTTGCACACCTATGACGGTCGAGGTGACCCCGAGGATCACCTCCGCGCCTTCATCTCCGCATTCCGACTCTACTGCGTCCCCGACGCCGTGATCTGTCGGGCTTTCCCCATCTTCCTGCACGGGACCGCCCGGAAGTGGTTCTGGAGTTTAGAACCGGGGAGCATTACCTCTCTGGATGAGCTGATAGACCGGTTCATCCACCGCTTTGTGTCGTCTCGACCAATAACGAAAACTTCAGCTTACCTCTTGAACCTGCAACAGGGTCAGGGCGAGTCACTTCGCTCGTACGCCCAAAGGTTCAACGAGGAGAATGTACAGATACCTGACCAGAACGAGCAAGTAACTATTGCTGCCTTCACCAACGGGTTAGTAGCAGGGATCTTTAACACCGAAATCCATCGGCAGTACCCCCGTACACTCCGGGAGCTCTGGGAAAGAGTGGACCAGGGAATCCGAAGTGAAGATGTAAATCGCATGAAGCGAGAAACCCAAGCATCTCGTACGGGGCAAGATCCCCGGAGGAGGAAAGACACTGGCCGAGGTGAACCAGGCCCAAGTGGCACTTCAAACCAACCCCGAGACCGCCGAAGTGTCTTCGACCGAATCGTGAAAGGCAGATCGTCCACCTCGGACGCCGAGCTGACGCCCCTCAATTCGAGCCGGACCCACGTCCTGGCTGTGATGAGGCAGAATCACCTCGGCCGCAACCCTCCCGAAATTCCGGGGAGGAGAGATAAGAGGAACTCGAACCTCTACTGTGCCTACCACCGTGATGTAGGGCACGAGACTGAAGACTGCAATAAACTGAAGCGGGAAATCGAAAATTTGATCCGGCAGGGATACCTGAAGCAATTCGTCCGCAAGGATGGAGGCTTCAACCGAAGCGTCTCCCACCGGGAGaaccgaggcccccgccgagaCGACCGACGGGACACGAACATGCATTGCCGAGTTCCCGAAGATCGTAGGGAGGACAAGCAGCCCCCACGCGATGGCTCACCGGGCTACGGCCCCAACATCGCAGGGGTGATCAACACCATCGCGGGAGGACCAACGGGAGGAGACAGCCAGAACTCCCGGAAGCGGACCTACCGCCAGGCCGAGATGGAGGTGGCCGAGCCGAGCTCTCGGCTGTCCGAGGTCATCACCTACGGTCCCGCTGACCCCGTTCCTGCGGCCTCCAGCAATCATGAACCTCTTGTGATTGAAGTCCTCACCAACAACTACGTAGTCAAAAG GGAGCAACTCACTCCTGTCAGGACTCCCCTCGTGGGATTCGGGGGACACGTCGTCCACCCGGAAGGCATGTTGACCCTGGTAGTAACAATCGGGCGTCATCCACGCTGCCGAACTGTGCCTGTCAGTTTTGCGGTGGTCAAAGCAGACTCCCCCTACAATATGTTGATAGGCCGGCCCACGCTCAATGCCTTGAGAGCCGTATACTCCACCTACCACCTGAGTTTTAAATTCCCAACATCTGCGGGGGTGGCCGAGATAAGCAGCGATGTGGGCGCCGCCCGGGAGTGCTACCTCGCCACCATTCAAGCAGCAGTCACCCCCCGGCCCTCACCGAGGTCAGAAGAAAAGAGGCCAGCGGTCCTCTCCATAGACTGCATCGACCCTCAGAAGGCAGAAGAGCCCAACAGGCTGGAGCCCGGGGATGAGGTGGAACTGGTGGTAGTGGATGAAGCGAAACCTGACCAAGTGGTCCAAGTAGGGGCTGGACTACCCTCACCCCTGAAAGAAGAAATGATCTCCCTGATCAAAGACCACCGAGACGTCTTCGCGTGGTCCGCGGATGAAGTGGTCGGAGTGCCACCCGAGCTCATGATTCACCAACTCAACGTTGACCCACAGGCTCGACCTGTGCGACAGAAACGAAGGCACTTCGGCCCCGAACGTAGTCAGGCCATATCGGATGAGGTCGACAAGCTCTTGCCGGCCAAGATGATCCACGAAGTTCAATATCCCGCCTGGCTGTCCAATCCAGTCATGGTCAAAAAGGACACCGGTGGATGGAGAATGTGTGTCGACTTCACCGACCTCAACAAGGCCTGCCCCAAAGATTGCTATCCTCTGCCGAGAATAGACGCCCTCGTCGACGCGGCGATGGGGTATGAAATCCTCTGCTTCCTAGATGCCTTCAAAGGGTACCATCAAATAGGAATGAGTGAGGAGGACCAAGAGAAAACGGCGTTCTACACCGACCGAGGTACTTATTGTTACACCACCATGCCCTTCGGGCTAAAGAACGCCGGGGCAACCTACCAAAGGCTGATCAACCGACTCTTCCAGAATCAGATCGGCCGCAATGTGGAGGCCTATGTGGATGACATCCTCGTTAAAAGCCTCGCCACTTCATCCTTTCTGTCAGACGTGAGGGAAGTCTTTGGTGTCCTGCGAGACTCGAGAATGAAGCTGAATCCCAAGAAGTGCGTTTTCGGCGTCACCTCGGGAAAATTCTTGGGGTATCTGGTTTCCCACCGGGGAATCGAGGCCAACCCCGACAAGGTGAAGACCATTCAGGACATGTCCCCACCTCGGAACATCCGAGAAGTCCAACGGCTGAATGGACGCCTGGCCGCGCTGAATCGCTTCCTGTCCCAATCAGCCGAGAAAGCTCTGCCTTTCTTTAAGGTGCTGAAAAATGCTGACCAGTTCGCCTGGACTGAGGAGTGTCAGGCTGCTTTCGACCAGCTGAAGCAGTACTTGCATCACCTACCAACTCTCGCTTCACCTCGGCCCGAGGAGAAgctctacctctacctctcCGCAGCCGACGAGGCTGTCAGCGCTGTGCTCATCCGAGATGAGGGCACCCAAGTGCCGGTCTACTACGTCAGCAGAGCCCTCCGCGGGCCGGAGACCCGATACACGCAAGTGGAAAAACTTGTGCTGGGGCTCGTCCACGCAACTCGGCGGTTGAAACCCTACTTCTTAGCCCATCCCATCTCGGTCAGGACCGACCAGCCCATTCGGCAAATATTGGTGCGACCCGAAGCTTCTGGTCGCCTCACCAAGTGGGCTGTCGAATTGGGAGAATATGACTTGTCCTACGAGCCACGCACCGCCATAAAAGCTCAAGCTTTAGCTGACTTCCTTGCTGAGCTCACTTTCACGGAAGGTCCGGAGTCCACCTCAGCCTTACCCGAGGTGTCCACCTCATCCCTGTGGACATTGTATGTCGATGGATCCTCTAATGGAGACGGCTGCGGAGCCGGACTGCTCCTGGAAGGACCTCAGGGGGAGGTTTGCTCTTACGCCCTCCGCTTTGACTTCCCGGCCACCAACAATGAAGCCGAGTACGAGGCTCTAATCGCTGGACTCCAGCTAGCCCGCAAGCTCGGCGCCCAGCAAATCCACGTCCGCAGTGACTCCCAGCTCGTGGTACGCCAAGTTATTGGTGAGTACGAGGCCAAGGATGAGACCATGCAACGGTACCTCTACAAAGTTCACCAACTCACCGCGTACTTCAAGTCATTCGAAATCCAAATGATCCCTCGGTCCCAGAATAAGCGAGCCGACGCCTTATCCCGGCTGGCTTCCACTTCATTCTCTGACCTCAACAAAACCGTCTTGGTGGAGGTCCTGAGTGAACCAGGGTACGTGGAAGAGGCGGCCTGCCCCGTGCACTCTGAAGAAACTTGGATGACCCCGTTCATCCTTTTCTTGGGTCAAGGAGTCCTTCCCGAAGACCGAGCTGAAGCAAGGAAGATACAACGCAAAGCCGCTCGGTATGCACTCCGCGATGGAGAACTATATAAGCGCTCCTACCTCGGCCCATGGTTGAGGTGTGTCACCCCCGAGGCAGGACGCGAGGTCCTCCACGAGATCCACGAGGGCCTATGTGGGGCTCACATCGGCCACAGGATGCTAGCTAAGAAAGGTATGCTCCTGGGATATTTCTGGCCATCACTTCGGCAAGACTCCCAGGACCTCGTTCTCGGCTGCCCTTCCTGCCAAGTCCACGCACCCGAGCGCCACCAGCCTTCAAACTTCATGGTCCCCATCACTTCACCCTGGCCGTTTGAGCAATGGGGGACAGACATCATAGGTCCCTTCCCCAAAGCCGTCGGGGGTTATACATTCTTAGTAACCGCTGTGGATTACTTCACCAAGTGGGTCGAGGCCGAGCCACTTCGGACCATCTCAGGGCTGGCCattcaaaaattcttttggaaGTGCATTATCTGCCGCTTCGGCATACCGCGGGTCATCATTTCGGATAATGGGAGACAGTTTGACGAGAACCCGTTCAAGACTTGGTGCGAGAACCTCGGCATCAAACAACACTTCACTTCGGTAGGCCACCCCCAGGCCAATGGTCAAGCAGAAAACTTCAACCGGACTCTCCTACATGGTCTCAAGACCCGACTACACCGAGTTGGGTCATCTTGGGTGGAGGAACTCCCCAGTGTCCTGTGGTCGTATCGGACCACGCCGAGGTCAGCGACTCAAGAGACCCCATTCTCCCTGACCTACGGCGTCGAGGCGGTCATCCCGGCTGAGATCCTTACCCCCAGCTCTCGGCTGGCAGCCTATGCCGCCGAGGTGAACGACGAAGAGAGGCAGCTGGACCTCGACCTCGTCGAAGAACGAAGGAACCTCGCCTCAGCCCGGATAGCTTCTTACAAGAATACACTGGCACACTACTACAATGCCCGCGTGAGACATCGTAGATTCCAGCCTGGAGACTTGGTTCTTAGAAAAAACTCAGTCAGCCGAGCTGAACCGCATGGGAAATTATGCCCGAAATGGGAAGGCCCTTACCGAGTTGTGGAATCTGACCCTAAGGGGTATTGTAAACTGAGTTACCGAGATGGCTCATTAGTGCCGAGGTCTTGGCACGCCGAGAACCTCAGATTGTATTACGCCTGA